TAGTTACAGTTCTAATTATGTTCTACAAAGATACTTACTTTGTTCCTTGGCTAACATTTTTAGCTGGTTTAGCTGGTGGAACAGGAATCAGCAAATTATCTAAACATATTTTGCAAGCACCTGAAAAAACTAACTTCGGGGAAGAATAGTAAGTCAGGCTACAGAGAACACAGTATAAACTTAATAAGGTCAAAGATTTAAATCAAAGTTATTTATGTGTTTGTGAAAGTAGTTGTTAAACCGAAAATCATAACACATAAATCCCTTACTAAGTTTATATGAGACCGTTGTAGGCAATATTCACTGACTAACAAACTGAATTATAAACTAAAAATACAACGGAAAAAATTATGAAAACAAGAATTAATCAACTAATCAAAATTGGAATTCTAACTTTCGGCATTTCATTATTCTTTTTTACAGCATGTCAAACTGAAAATGAAGTCATCGAGGAAAATTTGACAGCTGAAAAACAAGATTATTCTGTCAACAAAGTCAGGTTTTCAGAATTTGAAAGTAATACTAAACTTGTAGAGGTACTATCTAAATTAAATAGGATCAAGACTAATTGTTGTGTTTATGCAAAAATTGTAGTTAATCTATAGAGGAAGAATTCTGTGTTTTTGACCCCTCTAAATTGTAATCTAAAGGCTTTGATTTTGGCATTGAAAGATTCTGCCGCTGCATTAGTACTTCTATTAATGAAGTAATTCAATATTGATCTATAGTTAAGCCTGATAGAGTTTGCTATGGTATTAAAAGCCTTGTATGCTGTTTGTTCTACATCTTTATACCAATGCGCTAGTTTTGTATAAGCGACTTGTATTGGATATGCAACAAAAAATGGTACAAAAAGTTAAGCTACATTTTTGATTTGATATAATTTTTCAAATTCGATGATATTTTTGTAACCAAGAGCAGAATGTCTTCTGTATCTGTTGTACCAAGTTTCTATGTATTCAAAGACTTTAATTTGAAGACTTTTGTTGGATATAAACTTATTGTCTATCATTAGTTCTGTTTTGATTGTTTTAAAAAAAGATTCAGCTACTGCATTATCCCAACAGTTTCCTTTTCTACTCATACTGGGTGTTACATGATAACTTTTAAGGATATTAACAAACGCATGAGATGCGTATTGTACACCTCGATCAGAATGAAAAATCATACCTTCACAAGGCATTCTGTTGTTTACAGCCATTCTCCATGCAGCAATGATAGTTTGTCTTGCTTTGAGTCCATTGCTCAAAGACCAACCAATGACTTTACGATCAAACAGGTCAATAATTACCGTTAAGTACAGCCATCCTTGTGCAGGCTTTAAATAGGTAATATCAGAAACCCATTTCTGTGCAGCAGCGGTAGCTTTAAAATCTCTATCCAATACATTATCAGCTACTGGATATTGATGCTTAGAATCTGTCGTGACAACAAATTTCTTTTTACGAACTGCTTTAATCCCGTGTTTTTTCATCAATCGTGCTACCCTAGACCTAGATACTTTAAACCCTTTAGCTTTGAGTTCCTCTGTAATTCTAGGACTTCCATAAGTAGATTTACTTCGCTCACAGATACGGTGAATCTCAGAGAGTAGCATACGATTTTTTCCATCTCTATCTGATGGAACATAATTCTTACTCCTGTAATAACTGTTTCTACTAATTTTAAAAATTTTACACATCTTCCCAACCGGATATTCTCTACTGTAATCTTTGATAAATTTCAATACTTCCGATCGCTCTTGGAGAAGATGCTCACGGCCTTTTTTAAGATATCCCGCTCCATGGTAACATCCTTGAGCTGTTTACGTAATCGCTCTAACTCTTTCTGATCTTCTGTGAGTTGTTTGACGCCATTACCGCTAAAAGCTAAATCAGGACGCTGTTCTAATTCTCTACGCCATCTGTAAATAAGATCTGCACTGATTCCCAATTCCATGGCAATCTGCTTTGTGTTACCTCGTACATTGCTTAATTCTACTGCTTTAATTTTAAACTCTTTACTGTATTTTCTTCGTTTCATATGGTTAAGTTATTTTAGATAAAATTAGCTTAACTCTTTGTCACTCTAAATGTAGCAAGTCCATATTGAGTTTGCTGTGTTGAAGATATTTCTAAGTCCTTGTACGAGCTTAAAAGGGATCAAGACTAATTGTTGTGTTTTAGGCAAAAATTTGTGTTAATCTGAACAGGAAGAATTCTACATTTTTAACACCTCTAAACTGCGCTCTAAAGGCTTTAATCTTAGCATTAAAAGATTCAGCAGAAGCATTTGTACTCCGATTGATAAAATAATTGAGTATTGACCGATAATTTATAGAAATTGTATTTGCTATTGTA
This window of the Flavobacteriaceae bacterium genome carries:
- a CDS encoding IS3 family transposase (programmed frameshift), with the protein product MKRRKYSKEFKIKAVELSNVRGNTKQIAMELGISADLIYRWRRELEQRPDLAFSGNGVKQLTEDQKELERLRKQLKDVTMERDNLKKGREHLLQERSEVLKFIKDYSREYPVGKMCKIFKISRNSYYRSKNYVPSDRDGKNRMLLSEIHRICERSKSTYGSPRITEELKAKGFKVSRSRVARLMKKHGIKAVRKKKFVVTTDSKHQYPVADNVLDRDFKATAAAQKWVSDITYLKPAQGWLYLTVIIDLFDRKVIGWSLSNGLKARQTIIAAWRMAVNNRMPCEGMIFHSDRGVQYASHAFVNILKSYHVTPSMSRKGNCWDNAVAESFFKTIKTELMIDNKFISNKSLQIKVFEYIETWYNRYRRHSALGYKNIIEFEKLYQIKNVA
- a CDS encoding transposase; the encoded protein is MQVAYTKLAHWYKDVEQTAYKAFNTIANSIRLNYRSILNYFINRSTNAAAESFNAKIKAFRLQFRGVKNTEFFLYRLTTIFA